CGTGAGACCGCAAATTTTTCCATGTACTCCGACATGTCGATTCGCACCAGTGCATCTTCGCTATCGAACAGGCTTTCGGCGATCGTTTTGGCCAGTTCGGTTTTACCCACACCGGTAGGTCCAAGGAAGATAAAGGATGCAATCGGACGCCGCACACTGTGCAATCCGGCACGGGAACGACGAATACTCTTGGCGATCGCCGTTAAGGCTTCATCCTGGCCGATAACCCGCTCCCGCAATTCATCTTCGAGATGAAGCAGTTTCTTCGATTCCTCTTCTTCAAGCCGCGAAAGAGGAATCCCGGTCATCGTCGCGATTACCGAAACAACCGTGCTTTCATCAACCAGCAGCCGTTCTTCGGTTTTATTTCGTCGCCAGATAGCCTTCTTTTCAAGCAGTGCGCCTTTGAGTTTTTCCTGCTTGTCTCTCAGTTTGGCGGCGCGTTCAAATTCCTGATTTTCGACAGCCTTTTCTTTCTCCTTGACAACTTCGGATATCTCCTTATCCATGTCCCGGATTTCGGTGGGAATCTCCATACTGGAAAGCCTTTTCCGTGCCCCGGCTTCATCAATGACATCGATTGCCTTATCGGGGAGAAAACGATCGGAGATATAGCGATCGGACAATCTGACCGCCGCATCGATTGCCTTATCAGAATAGGTAACCTTATGGTGATCTTCGTAATTGTGGCGAAGTCCCCGAAGGATTTTGAATGTTTCCTGCGCATTGGGCGGATCCACCATAATTGTCTGGAATCTTCGGGCAAGAGCACCATCCTTTTCGACATATTTGCGGTATTCATCGAGCGTGGTTGCACCGATACACTGTATTTCGCCCCGGGACAAGGCCGGTTTGAAAATATTGGATGCATCGAGACTGCCTTCAGAACCGCCTGCGCCGACAATGGTGTGAAGCTCATCGATAAATATCACGATATTTTCGTTTTTCTGCAGCTCAGTCATCAGAGCCTTCAACCGCTCTTCAAACTGGCCCCGATATTTCGTTCCAGCCACCATCGATGCCATGTCAAGGTTAATCACCCGTTTGTTCTCGAGCACCTGGGGAATTTCTTTGGCAATGATCTTCTGAGCAAGACCTTCAACGATCGCCGTTTTTCCAATGCCGGGCTCACCGATAAGGACCGGATTATTCTTTTTCCGGCGACTCAGAATCTGAACTACCCGTTCGATCTCTTTTTCCCGCCCGATAACCGGGTCGAGTTTGCTTTCAGTCGCCAACGCAGTAATATCACGCCCGAAATGATCAAGGAAAGGTGTTTTACTCTTTTCTCTGGGCGCACTTCCGACCGTTTCACCACCTCGGAGCACTTTATTGATTTCATCTTTGACCTTATCGTATTCAAGCCCGGCAGCGGCGAGAGCATTGGCCCCGGCCGATTCGGTATCTTTCATCAGCGCAAGGAGCAGATGTTCGGTACCGATATACTTGTGTGACATGGAACGGGCCTCATTGGCCGCAATTTCCAACACTTTTTTTGCCCGGGGAGTAAAGGGTAGCATCTGGCCGATAGTCATCATTCCGCCTGTCGACGTAATCGCTTTTTCGATATTCTGTGAAAGCACGTCAAGATCGACCCCGAGGCTTCTTAAGACTGCAACAGCAACGCCGTCACCTTCTTTAATAAGCCCCAGAAGTAGATGTTCGGTTCCGACATAGTCGTTTCCGAGTCTTACCGATTCCTCGCGGGCAATCTGCATTACTTTTTTTACTCTGTCTGTAAACATACCATTCATAATTTAAGTTCTTCCTCCAAGATAGGTTTTTACGAGTGTTGCTCGTTGTCGGCAAAGTTTTTCGGGTGATAAAATTTTCCCGGCCGCCATCTGAATATGCGCCGGCAAAACCATTAACATCAGACGATTCAGCTCGCCGATGGATACTATATTAATTAAATTAGAATAAATCCCAAATCTTATTATGGATGCAAGATTGAAAAATTCATCGACCGTCATTATCCTCGCAAAAGAAAAAATACCATATGCGCGATAAATTTTGTCGATCAGCTCATCTTTTGCATACCGAACGATCTTTTTTCGGGCTTTCCTCTCATGATCGATAATCTCTTCAATCATCTTCTTTGTGTTTGCCAGGAAATTTTCTTCCGATGCACCCAGGGTCGCATGATTCGAAAACTGGAAAAAGCTTCCGTATACTTCCGAATGCTCCCCAAAGAATCCCCGTGTTGAAATACCGGTCTGGCTTGCCGCCTGGAGAATCTGATCTATGGTTTTTGTAAGAACAAGCCCCGGCAAATGGAGCAGAAAGGATACCCGAAGACCGGTACCGGAGTTTGTGGGGCAACTGGTCAAAAAGCCACGCTGTGAATCAAAGGCAAAGGTAAGCTTACGGCCAACCTTATTATCCAGCTCATCGAGCGTATCCCACAGTTCATCGGGACGATACCCCGAATCCATCCCGAGCATCCTCAGGTGGTCCTCTTCATTGACCAGTACAGTAACGCGGTGAGAATCTATCTGGATTACCCCACGATCGCCTTCGCAATGAAGAAATTCGGGGCTGACAATGCGCTCCTCGACAAGAAACTGACGATTTATTTCGGGAAGAGAGCAAAAATTAACCGAAGGACACGATTTATAGTCTTCGATTTGCCCGATTGCTCCGGTAATCTCTTCGTAAATTGTCTTTTTTTCAAAGAGCGATGCCAACCCGGGAAAGCGCCGTCCATCTAGATTACGGGCAAGCCGTATTCTTGTTGAGATGACTACATCATTTTCAGGACCGGAATTGTCCAGCCACGGAGGGACAATGTCTACCCGTGATGACACCATTACTTATGCTCAATAGTATTTTTTGATTCAGCAGCATCAGCTTCAATGCTTCGGATAGTATCGCGAATAGCAGCTGCAAGTTCAAATTCTTCATTTTTCACCGCCCGGTCCAGCTGAATACGCAACTGCCCGAGAGATACCGGGCTTGTTTGCACACTCCCTCCCGGAACATATCGCTTCCCCCGATGCACGCAGGAGCCGTGAACCTGCTTCAACATGCCGTCGATCTCATTCTGAAACGAACGGTAACACTCCGAACATCCGAGTTTTCCATTTGTCTGAAATTGCGAAAACGGCATGCGGCAATTGCTGCAATATATCTCTTTTGCAGCCATCGGGGGTTGCTGAAGCTTTATCGACTCCGGCATAACATCACCGGTTGCAACACTGACATTGATTCCCTTTTTCTGGGCACACTCTTCACATAAATGCAAAACGGTTGTCTGCCCGTTGATTATTTGTGTCAAATGAACATTGGCCTGATTCGCGCCACACACTTCACATTTGCTCATATGATAATCCTTTTTCTGTATTGCATCTATTTACAAACACTTGCAACCGTCTTCATTTTTTGCCCTCTCGAATCAGAGCCTCAAAGCCTCTGTCGTGCCGATCAATTCTAAGTTTTACTTATTACCGTCCCATCTTCAATATAAATTGTTTGCGTCATACCTTGCGAAAGCCGGTCGTTATGTGTTGCCACAATAAAGGTTTGCCTGAGTTCTTTATTTGCCTTGCAAAAGAGATCCAGAAGAAGCTGACTGTTTTCTCTGTCAAGATTTCCGGTAGGTTCATCGGCAAGAACAATTGTGGGCTCATTAAACAAGGCCCGCGCAAGAGCGATTCTCTGCCGCTCCCCTCCGGAGAGTTCCGAGGGAAAATGAGTGCCCCTTCGGGACAACCCCATTATATCGAGTAATTCCTTTGCTCTGGGCATACACTCCGTTTTCGACTTACCGCAGATCAACCCGGGCATCAGCACATTTTCGATTGCAGTAAAATCGGGCAACAAATGATGGAACTGAAAGACGAATCCGACTTCATGGCTGCGAAAGGACGCAAGTTCCCGGGGCTTCATACGGCCAAGGTCTTTGTGTGCTATCTCGACCGAGCCGGTAGTAGGCTTATCAAGTCCGCCGATTATCTGTAACAGCGTAGTTTTGCCCGCTCCCGAAATACCTACCAGCGCTACCATTCCTCCTTTTTCAATCGAAAAGGATGCGCTGCGAATAACCTCGAGCTTCCCGGCATCATCAACAAAAGATTTTGTTACATTGTCTACTTTTATCATAATATTTTCTTAGTTCCTACTCTATCCGCAACGATTCTGCAGGAAGAATACGGGATGCTTTCCAGGCCGGATAGAGCGTTGCCAGAAAACAGATAATATTGGCCGAAAGATATATGCTCCATATATCGATTGTGCGGATATGAATCGGAAGAGTCGTAATAAAATAAATGTCTCCTGGAAGAGGAATCAATTGGTATTTATATTGTATATATGAAAGAACCGAACCCGCCAGAACACCCAGTGTCGAGCCGATCAGACCGATTATCACGCCATTGAGCATGAAAATTTTCATGATTGTTTTTGACGTGGTTCCCATGCCCATGAGAATTCCGATTTCGCGCCGTTTTTCCATGATCATCATGACAAGAGAACAGATAATATTAAATGCGGCAACAACAATGATAAGGGAGATAACAATGAAAATTATCAACCGCTCGAGTTTCATCCATTTAAACAGGCTCTTGTTCTGACTTTTCCAGTCAACGGATCTGTAGGGATACCCATCGACATGCTCGACAACACTTTCTGCAATCTTATCGGCCTGGTAAACGTTGGTGGTTTTTATCTGAATGCCTTCGACCCCTTTTGTGTCAAAGAGTTCCTGTGCCGATGCAATCGAGGTATAGACCAGGTTCAAATCGTACTCATACATACCGGTTTCAAATACGCCGGTGACCGAAAACTTTCCGGCCCGAACACTCGACATGATATCCATTTGATCTTCAACGGCAGGAATCGTTCCCAGAATCACCTCCGACCCTGTTCTGACACCAAGCTTATTGGCAAGTCCCATTCCTATCAGTATTCCGGGCAATACATTTCCTTCATTCGACTCCAACGAATCGAGATTCAGGTCTCCGATCACAATGGTATTTCTTAAATCGGTAACCGTTGCTTCAAGAGAATCATCGATACCCATGATAAGATTTCCCTCCTGCACGCCTTCATGCTCGATAAGGCCTTTACCGCTGATATAGGGAGACGCGGCAACGACATCGGGATGATCGAGTATTCTGGTGCGGAGCGAATCGTAATTATCGATTGGACGACTGAAATACTGAAGAATACGTGCGTCGGCAAAAATGCCGATTATCCGGTTACGAACCTCCCTTTCAAATCCGTTGGCAACACAGAGCGCCACAATAAGAACAAAGCTTCCTAAGAATACTCCTGCAGCAGAAATATAAGCTATAAAGGAAATAAATCCGTTTTTTCTTTTTCCGCGAAGATAGCGGAGTGCAATAAACCATTCCATTCGGTTTTTTACTATTTCTTGTTGATTGTTGATTTTATCTGCTGTTTCATAACCGGTGCACCATTAGCCCGGTTTACCGGAGGCATTCTCCGGCTCAAAATAAAGAATACGTATCAACAGCCTTAAAACAGCTTTTCAATGAAAGATGCATCTTATAAAAAATAATTAATAACCGCAGCAGGCTACTCAGGACGGAGCAGCGGAAACAAAACAACATCACGTAATGTGTTTGCATTGGTGAGCAGGGCAACTATTCTGTCGATACCCATTCCCCACCCTGACATAGGCGGCATCCCGTATTCCATGCAGGTAAGAAAATCATCCTCACCAACCATTGCCTCGCTTTCACCCTCAGCCCGTATCTCTGCCTGTTGCTTGAAACGTTCTGCCTGATCGAGAGGATCAACCAGCTCTGAATAGGCATTCACGACTTCCCATCCATTGACCACAAGCTGAAACCGGTCGACAACCCGGGGGTTTTCATCATTCCGTCGTGCCAAAGGAGAGAGGTCGAGGGGGTGATGAATGACAAAAACCGGATCGATGAGATCGGGACGAGACATTTTCTTATACAACTGGTCGATAATCGTACCCCGTCCCGCCTTCTTCAAATCCACTTCCTCGCTGAGATCAATCCCTTCACTTTTGATTGCTTCTAAAAGCTTCTCTTTGTTTGGACATTCGTAGATATCGACACCGGTGTCCTGAAGGATCAGATCCCGGAAAGAAATACGGGGCCATGATGTTTCGAAATTGATTTCCGTATCGCCGTATTTCACCACCACACTTCCATTGACTTCCATGAGAAGGTGTTTAATCAGCCGTTCGGTAAAAACCATGTTGTCTTCGTAGTTCCAATAGGCAACATAATATTCTAAAAGCGTAAAATCGGGAAGATGGGATGAATCGACTCCTTCATTACGAAATGAACGGGCAAATTCGTATACTTTTTCGAACCCCCCTGCGATAGCACGTTTCAGATATGTTTCAGGAGCTATTCGCATATAGACATCCATATCCAGAGCATTGTAGTGAGTTACAAAAGGCGTGGCCAGCGCACCACTTGCTTTGTTCTGAAGGATCGGAGTTTCAATTTCATAAAAACCGTTATTGTTCAGGTAATTACGAATTGCAGCCACGATTTTAGTACGCTTTTTGAACCGGTGCAGCACCTCGGGTGACATGGCCATATCGAGATATCGCCGCCGGAGGCGCTGTTCGGGATCGGTAAGCCCATGGAACTTCTCGGGTAAAGGCCGCAATGATTTGGAAAGAAACTTCCACTTCAAAACATTAATCGATTTTTCACCTTTTTTCGTGGTAATCATTTCGCCTTCAATACCGATGAAATCGCCGACATCCACTAATTTTTTCAGAGGATCGAATTTTTCTCTGAGAACATCTTTCTGAGCGGCAAACTGGATCCTGCCGTGAAAGTCCTGAAGATGGCCGAAAATCAATTTGCCGAACTGACGGATCGACATGACACGACCGGCTACAAGCACAGGTTTATGGCCATCCTCGAGCGCTTTGGCGATAGCACAGTTATGAGTTCTTTCAAAACGTTCTGCATAAGCATTATTATACAGCAGTCTTAAATCTTTGATTTTATCGATGCGGGCCTGCATCTGATCATTAATTGGTTCCTGGTTTTCCACGAATGAAAACTCCATATTTTAAATTGAGAAAAACAGACACTTTATTATAAATCAAGAAAATAGTACATACTACCCCGGAAAATAAAGGATTGCGCCCAAACAGGAAATTCGAATAAAAGGGGCTCTTTACACCCGGCACCTGCAACGGCTTGACACACAGCCTTTCTCACCCCCCGCCATCAAATGATTTCATATCCTGTCGCCACAGCCATACCTGATATATTTTCTTGGAGCGGCACAGGGCATATTATTGAGAGCTCCCTAATTAAATGCCTCTGTTCTCCGTCATTCCGGTCCCGATGCTACATCGGGAGAATCCAGTCTTTTGGCGACAGATGGATGCCGGATTCCCGAATCAAGTTAGAGACAGGCAAGTCCGGCATGACGCGCCCTTAGGTTGTTAATTAGAGAGATTTCAATAGTACACTAAAGTATACTAAAAAACCAGAATCATCCATTCTACCATTACCGGGACATTCCTATGCTGATAGAATCAACCTATATCCACGGGTACCAACTTCTGAAAATCAAAAAAGAACTGAATCTGAATTCCGATCTTACCGAACTCAGGCAGATCATCGAAGAGTACGTCGAAAAGGGTCCGATTAATATTGCATTGAAATTCACCGACGATTCTTATCTCTATACAAAATCCATCGCGAGCCTGGTACAGTCATTTGAAATGGTACGAGATCACGGCGGAAAAATGGCGGTGATCAATCCCAACGAGGACATTATCGAGGTGCTCAACACTGTGGGATTTACTGATCTGGTAAAAATCTGCAAAAACGAAGAAGAACTCGCCAAGGTATAAATCACGGCCTGAGGGAGTCGAACCCCCAACCCTCTGGTCCGAAGCCAGATGCTCTATCCATTGAGCTAAGGCCGCATATTTCCTTTAAATATACTCTCCGGAGATCAGAGAAGAGAAAAAAACGGTCACACCATCAATAGATAAATTATATTATCTATAATATGTAGGCTGGCTGGTATACCATAACAATCTCGGTTTTCCCGTACTGTTCCGAATCGGGGAAAGCGGTTCATAAATGCACTTTCACGGTCGATTTTTACGATAATTTGAGCAGTCCTGTTTTAACCGCGTAATTTAATTATATGCAATCCACATCTCCCACACTACGCGACCATTATGATATTGTCATTATCGGCGCCGGACCATCAGGACTGAATGCTCTCCGGAGTATCAACCGGTCGGGAGAAAAAGTCTCCATCCTGCTGGTAGATAAATCGCTTCCCTGGGAGCGACCGATTCCG
This window of the Chitinivibrionales bacterium genome carries:
- a CDS encoding AAA domain-containing protein encodes the protein MNGMFTDRVKKVMQIAREESVRLGNDYVGTEHLLLGLIKEGDGVAVAVLRSLGVDLDVLSQNIEKAITSTGGMMTIGQMLPFTPRAKKVLEIAANEARSMSHKYIGTEHLLLALMKDTESAGANALAAAGLEYDKVKDEINKVLRGGETVGSAPREKSKTPFLDHFGRDITALATESKLDPVIGREKEIERVVQILSRRKKNNPVLIGEPGIGKTAIVEGLAQKIIAKEIPQVLENKRVINLDMASMVAGTKYRGQFEERLKALMTELQKNENIVIFIDELHTIVGAGGSEGSLDASNIFKPALSRGEIQCIGATTLDEYRKYVEKDGALARRFQTIMVDPPNAQETFKILRGLRHNYEDHHKVTYSDKAIDAAVRLSDRYISDRFLPDKAIDVIDEAGARKRLSSMEIPTEIRDMDKEISEVVKEKEKAVENQEFERAAKLRDKQEKLKGALLEKKAIWRRNKTEERLLVDESTVVSVIATMTGIPLSRLEEEESKKLLHLEDELRERVIGQDEALTAIAKSIRRSRAGLHSVRRPIASFIFLGPTGVGKTELAKTIAESLFDSEDALVRIDMSEYMEKFAVSRLIGAPPGYVGYEEGGQLTEKIRKKPYSVILLDEIEKAHQDVFNLLLQILDDGILTDSYGRRVNFKNCIIIMTSNAGTRDVKKSGTVGFGKPTESSDYEAMRSKVMDELKRIFNPEFLNRVDDTIVFRPLGKKEIGQIVDIQLREVEDRLADRNIKLQVSKNAKKFIVEHGFDPILGARPLRRSIQRLLEDPLAEEFLNERFSDNDTINVELKGEKLSFTKTKTAHETT
- a CDS encoding ATP--guanido phosphotransferase gives rise to the protein MVSSRVDIVPPWLDNSGPENDVVISTRIRLARNLDGRRFPGLASLFEKKTIYEEITGAIGQIEDYKSCPSVNFCSLPEINRQFLVEERIVSPEFLHCEGDRGVIQIDSHRVTVLVNEEDHLRMLGMDSGYRPDELWDTLDELDNKVGRKLTFAFDSQRGFLTSCPTNSGTGLRVSFLLHLPGLVLTKTIDQILQAASQTGISTRGFFGEHSEVYGSFFQFSNHATLGASEENFLANTKKMIEEIIDHERKARKKIVRYAKDELIDKIYRAYGIFSFARIMTVDEFFNLASIIRFGIYSNLINIVSIGELNRLMLMVLPAHIQMAAGKILSPEKLCRQRATLVKTYLGGRT
- a CDS encoding ATP-binding cassette domain-containing protein, giving the protein MIKVDNVTKSFVDDAGKLEVIRSASFSIEKGGMVALVGISGAGKTTLLQIIGGLDKPTTGSVEIAHKDLGRMKPRELASFRSHEVGFVFQFHHLLPDFTAIENVLMPGLICGKSKTECMPRAKELLDIMGLSRRGTHFPSELSGGERQRIALARALFNEPTIVLADEPTGNLDRENSQLLLDLFCKANKELRQTFIVATHNDRLSQGMTQTIYIEDGTVISKT
- a CDS encoding FtsX-like permease family protein translates to MEWFIALRYLRGKRKNGFISFIAYISAAGVFLGSFVLIVALCVANGFEREVRNRIIGIFADARILQYFSRPIDNYDSLRTRILDHPDVVAASPYISGKGLIEHEGVQEGNLIMGIDDSLEATVTDLRNTIVIGDLNLDSLESNEGNVLPGILIGMGLANKLGVRTGSEVILGTIPAVEDQMDIMSSVRAGKFSVTGVFETGMYEYDLNLVYTSIASAQELFDTKGVEGIQIKTTNVYQADKIAESVVEHVDGYPYRSVDWKSQNKSLFKWMKLERLIIFIVISLIIVVAAFNIICSLVMMIMEKRREIGILMGMGTTSKTIMKIFMLNGVIIGLIGSTLGVLAGSVLSYIQYKYQLIPLPGDIYFITTLPIHIRTIDIWSIYLSANIICFLATLYPAWKASRILPAESLRIE
- the lysS gene encoding lysine--tRNA ligase, coding for MEFSFVENQEPINDQMQARIDKIKDLRLLYNNAYAERFERTHNCAIAKALEDGHKPVLVAGRVMSIRQFGKLIFGHLQDFHGRIQFAAQKDVLREKFDPLKKLVDVGDFIGIEGEMITTKKGEKSINVLKWKFLSKSLRPLPEKFHGLTDPEQRLRRRYLDMAMSPEVLHRFKKRTKIVAAIRNYLNNNGFYEIETPILQNKASGALATPFVTHYNALDMDVYMRIAPETYLKRAIAGGFEKVYEFARSFRNEGVDSSHLPDFTLLEYYVAYWNYEDNMVFTERLIKHLLMEVNGSVVVKYGDTEINFETSWPRISFRDLILQDTGVDIYECPNKEKLLEAIKSEGIDLSEEVDLKKAGRGTIIDQLYKKMSRPDLIDPVFVIHHPLDLSPLARRNDENPRVVDRFQLVVNGWEVVNAYSELVDPLDQAERFKQQAEIRAEGESEAMVGEDDFLTCMEYGMPPMSGWGMGIDRIVALLTNANTLRDVVLFPLLRPE
- a CDS encoding STAS domain-containing protein, with the protein product MLIESTYIHGYQLLKIKKELNLNSDLTELRQIIEEYVEKGPINIALKFTDDSYLYTKSIASLVQSFEMVRDHGGKMAVINPNEDIIEVLNTVGFTDLVKICKNEEELAKV